The Phoenix dactylifera cultivar Barhee BC4 chromosome 17, palm_55x_up_171113_PBpolish2nd_filt_p, whole genome shotgun sequence genome contains a region encoding:
- the LOC103701104 gene encoding heterogeneous nuclear ribonucleoprotein F-like isoform X1 has protein sequence MYGSRGAMMGSGGVSDGYEGTKRPRMIESNPYFAVSGVGASDGYDAGSKRPRMMEPSPYFSGIGASSFYQPYSSSFSGGSSSMYNFPVVRLRGLPFNCDDLDVYKFFAGLDIVDCLLVNKNGRFSGEAFVVFPSPMQSEFALQRDRQNMGRRYVEVFRCKKQDYYNAIAAEVNYGGSFDNEYRQISPPARPKGSFEKDQMEYTEVLKLRGLPYSATQADIVDFFAEFELTEDKVHIACRPDGKATGEAYAEFPSAEAAKKAMCKDKMTIGSRYVELFPSTPDEARRAKSRFRN, from the exons ATGTACGGATCTAGGGG GGCAATGATGGGGAGCGGGGGGGTTTCGGACGGGTACGAGGGAACAAAGAGGCCACGAATGATCGAATCAAATCCCTACTTCGCAGTGAGCGGCGTGGGTGCTTCAGATGGCTACGATGCCGGTTCGAAGAGGCCACGAATGATGGAGCCAAGTCCCTACTTTTCTGGAATTGGTGCCAGCAGCTTCTACCAGCCCTACAGCAGCAGCTTCAGCGGTGGAAGCAGCAGCATGTACAACTTCCCCGTGGTTCGTCTGCGAGGACTGCCCTTCAACTGTGATGATCTTGATGTCTACAAGTTCTTTGCTGGGCTCGACATTGTCGACTGCCTGCTGGTGAACAAGAATGGTCGCTTTTCAGGTGAGGCCTTTGTTGTTTTTCCATCACCAATGCAATCTGAGTTTGCCCTCCAGAGGGACAGGCAGAACATGGGGCGCAGGTACGTCGAGGTCTTCCGGTGCAAGAAACAGGACTACTACAATGCAATTGCTGCTGAGGTGAACTATGGGGGGTCCTTCGACAACGAATACCGTCAGATCTCACCTCCAGCCCGTCCAAAGGGCTCCTTTGAGAAAGATCAGATGGAGTACACGGAGGTCCTTAAGCTTCGGGGGCTTCCCTATTCTGCAACCCAGGCTGACATTGTAGACTTCTTTGCGGAGTTTGAGCTGACTGAAGATAAGGTGCACATCGCATGCCGCCCGGATGGCAAGGCTACCGGCGAGGCATACGCCGAGTTCCCATCGGCGGAAGCGGCAAAGAAGGCGATGTGCAAGGACAAGATGACGATCGGGTCGAGGTATGTGGAGCTGTTTCCATCGACACCTGATGAGGCAAGGAGAGCTAAATCTAGATTCAGGAATTGA
- the LOC103701104 gene encoding heterogeneous nuclear ribonucleoprotein F-like isoform X2, which yields MMEPSPYFSGIGASSFYQPYSSSFSGGSSSMYNFPVVRLRGLPFNCDDLDVYKFFAGLDIVDCLLVNKNGRFSGEAFVVFPSPMQSEFALQRDRQNMGRRYVEVFRCKKQDYYNAIAAEVNYGGSFDNEYRQISPPARPKGSFEKDQMEYTEVLKLRGLPYSATQADIVDFFAEFELTEDKVHIACRPDGKATGEAYAEFPSAEAAKKAMCKDKMTIGSRYVELFPSTPDEARRAKSRFRN from the coding sequence ATGATGGAGCCAAGTCCCTACTTTTCTGGAATTGGTGCCAGCAGCTTCTACCAGCCCTACAGCAGCAGCTTCAGCGGTGGAAGCAGCAGCATGTACAACTTCCCCGTGGTTCGTCTGCGAGGACTGCCCTTCAACTGTGATGATCTTGATGTCTACAAGTTCTTTGCTGGGCTCGACATTGTCGACTGCCTGCTGGTGAACAAGAATGGTCGCTTTTCAGGTGAGGCCTTTGTTGTTTTTCCATCACCAATGCAATCTGAGTTTGCCCTCCAGAGGGACAGGCAGAACATGGGGCGCAGGTACGTCGAGGTCTTCCGGTGCAAGAAACAGGACTACTACAATGCAATTGCTGCTGAGGTGAACTATGGGGGGTCCTTCGACAACGAATACCGTCAGATCTCACCTCCAGCCCGTCCAAAGGGCTCCTTTGAGAAAGATCAGATGGAGTACACGGAGGTCCTTAAGCTTCGGGGGCTTCCCTATTCTGCAACCCAGGCTGACATTGTAGACTTCTTTGCGGAGTTTGAGCTGACTGAAGATAAGGTGCACATCGCATGCCGCCCGGATGGCAAGGCTACCGGCGAGGCATACGCCGAGTTCCCATCGGCGGAAGCGGCAAAGAAGGCGATGTGCAAGGACAAGATGACGATCGGGTCGAGGTATGTGGAGCTGTTTCCATCGACACCTGATGAGGCAAGGAGAGCTAAATCTAGATTCAGGAATTGA